The genome window AGGTGCCAGGTCGTACAACCTGGGCAAGTGTCACATATAACTTGTAATGAAATTTGTAATGCATCGCCGACTGATCAATGTACTACGATCACAATAATACAATCTCACTAATCTATTTCATTATGAAACAGCATCTCATCATAGTACTGCTATTATTCTCATCATATTGCTTCTATGATAACCAGCGCAGCAACATGGACTTCCACTGCGCTGGGTTTGAGCTGGCGATTCACCAACCTATTCCATCCACAGCGTCGTTCAGCTCACCCTGGAGTACATCCAGTGAAGACTCTTCCTTGTCGAGCCAAGCTTAAGTTTCACTCTTCCCATTTCTCCAAACGACTAAATGAAGAGACCATTTTCGTTTTGACTGACTTTGCAGCTTTTAAAACGCGATCTTATCCAGGTTTTCAACTGTCAActttcccctcctctcatTCCCGACAGATTTAAAACAATCCGTCGCGGGATGTCCGTTAAAGGCAATCGAATGGTTATTTGAGTTTTTGATAATCGTGTCCTTTTTGCCAGCACAGGAGCGTCAGAGAGGAGAGTGTAGTTTTTTCGTagtttcttctttattTTCCTCCATTTTGACCTAGcgttttttcttttttctctttcaagaTTTTATGTATTGTAACGTGGCAGACAACGTTCTTTTATTCGGGCACGCATCGGATgggtctttttttttttttgtttacTTTTATTTTCATGAAACAATCCGCTTATACCCCAATGCAAAAATATCCcttactttttttttttcctgaAAAAATTTTGCTATCCGACGACCACACGCTATGAACGGTAATATATACCTTATTTGAAGTATTTGGCAGGTACAAACGGCATGGGCTTGACAACAGCATCTCTCAACTTGTTCCTGATCTCAACCTTGACTTCAGTACCCTTTTTGTGGGATCCGCTGGCAATGTAACCCATGGCAATGTTTTTGCCGAGGGTGGGCGAAGGGATACCAGAAGTGATCACAcctattttttttttatttcatTATTTGTCAGTGAAATGAAACCCCCAACTTACTTccatgaagatggatttgGGGGGACTACTGACCAATTTGCTTTTCACCCAACGCATCAAAGACTTTGCAACCTTCTCTCGCTGGGGAACCCACGACCTCAAAGCCGACCCTTCGCCTGGAAGGTCCGTTGGCAAGTTCCTCGAGGATTCTCGATTTTCCAGGGAAAGCAGGTTGGGCGTCGGGTGCGCGCCTGTCCTTGCCTATTGAGAATTATGATAACATGTGTCAATATCTGAAAATGATAAAGTCCCAtatgaagagaaaaaaagaaacataCCGATGACCCAGGCGAGACCGCCCTCCACGGGGCTCACGCTCTCATCAAGATCGTGGCCGTAGAGACACATACCAGCTtcaagacgaagagagtCTCGAGCGCCGAGACCGATAAGCATGACGTCGGGGTTGGAAGTCATGGTGTTGGAAACAGCGACAGTCTGCTGTGGAGGAACGGATACCTAAAGTGTGGTAAGATGGGGGTTAGCGGataagaagatgaaggcgagaGGGACGAATCCATACTTCAAAGCCATCTTCGCCAGTGTAACCGCCTCGGGCGATATGACACTTGACGACTTGACCGTCCGTCGTCTTGATATCCGCAAAGACAGATGACCCGAATTTCACTTGGTTCAAATCCTGGTCAGTCATTCGCTGGAGCACATCCTTGGCTTTGGGACCTTGGAGGGCTAAAAGACCCCAGCCATCAAGCGTCTCCCACTTGACTTCCTGGCCCTTGTGCGCGGCGTTCCACTCGTTGAGCTTTTGAGTGATATGCGCCTTGTCCTCATCGGCTCGTCCAGCGTTAGTGACGACGTAGAAGGAAGTGTCGGTGTGcttggtgatgatggtatCGTCAATAATACCGCCTTGCTCGTTCAAAAGAACGgacaaggtggaggtgaacGGTTTGAGTGAATCGAGCGATGAGGGACAGAGGGTCAACAGGAATTCCTGGGCAGTAGGGCCTGTAAAGTTGTGTTGCAACATATGGGAGACGTCGAATAAGCCAGCGTCTGATCGGACGTGTTTATGGGCGGTGGCTGTGAGTTGGGCGTGAGCGGGTCTGAAAAGAGCGTTTTCCTGATGAAACACTCACTCTGTCCGGTCTCGCCGTAGCTCAAGGGCATGCTGTAGCCAGCAAAGGGGACCATCTTGGCCTTGTGCTGTACGTGAAAGTCATACAAGGGTGTTTTCTTGAGCTGCTATTGTGGGTGGGCGGGCCTCGGGGTgagcggtggtggtggtggtggtgaagtGAAATGAACAATGTGAGTGAATGACGTACCTGTGCGAGGACAGCAGACGTAGCGAGAGAACGTCTCGCAAGGACGTTAAAAGTTGTAGCTGCGGGGCGGACGAGTCGGGGGAGCATTGTGGCTTgtgggaaaaaaaaggtggggggaagaagggggggggaaggggggaCGAGTCGTTGTCGTATATATATCTGTAAACTACGCACCGAGGAATGGAAATCAGACTCCCTCCGTTGGAAATCAGCCCCGGATCAACAAATCTCAGGCACCGCACCTTTTTACCCGCCTTATCGCTCTGGCGGCGGGGCCCGCCCGGGCGACGTAtatccaccatcatcagcatgCATTAATTAATATGATTATTTTATGACTGTATTCATATACATATGCCTCTCTGCACCATACGAGCAAACACATGCTTCCGGACAACACGACCATCATAGACCCCGTCGGGCCGCCATACACTCCGCCAGAAACGCCTGCAGATCCACAGAGATGCAAGCTCCTCGGAACAACCGGCCTCGTCGTACAGGCGCTCAGTAAGCAACCCGTCTTTTCTCTACGAGTAGTAACTGTTTCGTTTCACACAAACTTACACACGGGGGCGGTATTATTCAGTGGGCATTCTTGTCATTGCTTCTTTGGTCATTAAAAAACAGCttgaaaagaggaaacGGTCATGGCGTATTTGGTTCCTCGACGTCAGCAAACAGCTCGTCGGACAGGCCGTCGTCCATGCTCTCAACTTGATAGTGCGTTTCCTGTATCTTGAACATCCCGCGCCGGCTAATGTAGATGGTTATGACAGATATCAGATCTGGTAGCGTTTGTGGGGAATAGCAATCCATGTTCATTGTATTTCCTCAACGTCCTCATTGACACTACGATTGGTAAGTCGTGCCACGTCTGCCAAAAATCCAAGACACTGCCAAGCTTATTATTTCTGCTTCGCCAGGTGTCGGTATCATCTTTCTCAGTCTCAAATTCTTTACATGGCTTTTTTCAAGCCATCTTGGTTATGACGGATTCATCAGCGGTAAATATGGGAACCCTCCTCAAGCCCTCTTGCAAGTTTttcccccctcccccccccccttctttcatcaTTAACATCACGTTGACTGTAATATAATACACAGTTGGTGGAAACAACTGCTCACCTATGTGttttccatcatcgtcatgaaactcctcgtcctcctcccactcaCACTCCCCCGCATCTccgaccttcttctcggtTTAGGCCACTCTATGTTGGCGTACTTTTCGCCATCGGTGCAGGTCATTTTCGTGATGGCGATTTTCCCGTTGATCATGAATATAGTGCAGTTTTGTTTGGTTGATCAGGTCATCAAGGCCGGTGGGAAGAttgacg of Cryptococcus tetragattii IND107 chromosome 3, whole genome shotgun sequence contains these proteins:
- a CDS encoding glycine cleavage system T protein is translated as MLPRLVRPAATTFNVLARRSLATSAVLAQLKKTPLYDFHVQHKAKMVPFAGYSMPLSYGETGQTTAHKHVRSDAGLFDVSHMLQHNFTGPTAQEFLLTLCPSSLDSLKPFTSTLSVLLNEQGGIIDDTIITKHTDTSFYVVTNAGRADEDKAHITQKLNEWNAAHKGQEVKWETLDGWGLLALQGPKAKDVLQRMTDQDLNQVKFGSSVFADIKTTDGQVVKCHIARGGYTGEDGFEVSVPPQQTVAVSNTMTSNPDVMLIGLGARDSLRLEAGMCLYGHDLDESVSPVEGGLAWVIGKDRRAPDAQPAFPGKSRILEELANGPSRRRVGFEVVGSPAREGCKVFDALGEKQIGVITSGIPSPTLGKNIAMGYIASGSHKKGTEVKVEIRNKLRDAVVKPMPFVPAKYFK